In Deferribacter desulfuricans SSM1, the following are encoded in one genomic region:
- a CDS encoding ABC transporter ATP-binding protein, giving the protein MLLSVRNLKTIFETDKGVITAVNGVSFDIDHGKTLCLVGESGSGKSITSMSIMRLIDKPGKIAEGEIILDGVNLVELSEKQMRQIRGKQISMIFQEPMTSLNPSYTVGYQIKEVLKIHQPHLSKKEIHKKAVESLELVGIPSAEDRLKDYPFKLSGGLRQRVMIAMAMACEPELLIADEPTTALDVTIQAQVLSLMKELQRKKNTSILFITHDLGVVYEMADDVAVMYTGFVVEKASKEKIFDKPFHPYTEGLIKSIPSTTSGDRKTKLYSIKGNVPSLYDLPRGCTFWPRCPCATKMCKEKRPELKEIEPGHFVACFKAEGLY; this is encoded by the coding sequence ATGCTACTTAGTGTAAGAAATTTAAAAACAATCTTTGAGACTGATAAAGGGGTTATAACAGCAGTAAATGGTGTGAGTTTTGATATAGATCATGGTAAGACCTTATGTCTTGTGGGTGAATCAGGTAGCGGTAAAAGTATAACATCCATGTCTATTATGAGATTGATTGATAAACCTGGGAAGATTGCAGAAGGGGAAATAATATTAGATGGGGTAAACCTTGTAGAGCTTTCAGAAAAACAGATGAGGCAGATTAGAGGGAAGCAGATATCTATGATTTTTCAAGAGCCTATGACTTCCCTTAACCCTTCTTATACAGTGGGTTATCAGATTAAAGAGGTTTTGAAAATACATCAGCCACATTTAAGCAAAAAGGAGATTCATAAAAAAGCTGTAGAATCTTTAGAGTTGGTGGGGATACCATCAGCAGAGGATAGATTGAAAGATTATCCGTTTAAATTGAGTGGTGGGCTCAGGCAAAGGGTAATGATTGCAATGGCTATGGCCTGTGAGCCAGAGTTATTGATAGCGGATGAGCCTACTACTGCGCTTGATGTGACAATTCAAGCTCAGGTTTTAAGCTTGATGAAAGAGTTACAGAGAAAAAAGAATACATCTATACTTTTTATAACACATGACCTTGGTGTTGTTTATGAGATGGCCGATGATGTGGCTGTAATGTATACAGGCTTTGTTGTGGAAAAAGCCTCAAAAGAGAAAATATTTGATAAACCGTTTCACCCTTATACCGAAGGTTTGATTAAATCTATCCCATCAACGACATCTGGGGATAGAAAAACAAAACTTTACTCTATAAAAGGTAATGTTCCAAGCTTATACGATTTGCCTAGAGGTTGTACATTTTGGCCAAGATGTCCTTGTGCAACAAAAATGTGCAAAGAGAAAAGACCAGAGCTAAAGGAAATAGAACCTGGACATTTTGTAGCGTGCTTTAAGGCTGAAGGGTTGTACTAA
- a CDS encoding ABC transporter ATP-binding protein, with protein sequence MELLRVENLKKYYEVKKGGLNKKAILKAVDDVSFVISKGETLSVVGESGCGKSTTGKLILRIEDPTDGRILFRDEDIAKKSIKELKEFRKSVQIIFQDPYSSLNPRWRVGDIIAEPLVLNTDLSKKEIEDRVFYLMEKVGLLPEHYYRYPHQFSGGQRQRIGIARALTLNPELIVCDEPVSALDVSIQSQVLNLLIDLQNEFKLTYLFISHDLGVVRHISDRIIVMYLGKVMEKGTVDDIFNNPLHPYTKALLDAVPEIGKKKEHRTILSGEIPSPINPPKGCRFYTRCPFAKSECQEISGELIKVSETHFTACPFQK encoded by the coding sequence ATGGAATTGTTGAGAGTAGAAAATTTAAAAAAATATTACGAAGTTAAAAAAGGTGGTCTTAATAAAAAGGCAATTTTAAAAGCTGTTGATGATGTATCCTTTGTAATAAGTAAAGGGGAAACTTTAAGTGTCGTTGGTGAATCAGGGTGTGGAAAATCTACAACAGGGAAATTAATTTTAAGGATTGAAGATCCTACGGATGGGAGGATACTTTTTAGAGATGAAGATATTGCTAAAAAAAGTATAAAAGAGCTAAAAGAGTTTAGAAAAAGTGTTCAGATTATTTTTCAAGATCCATATTCTTCTTTAAATCCAAGATGGCGAGTGGGTGATATTATAGCCGAACCATTGGTGTTAAATACTGATTTATCAAAAAAAGAGATTGAAGATAGAGTGTTTTATTTGATGGAAAAAGTTGGATTGCTACCTGAGCATTATTACAGGTATCCACATCAATTTTCAGGTGGTCAAAGACAAAGGATAGGGATAGCTAGGGCTTTAACATTAAATCCTGAGCTAATAGTGTGTGATGAGCCGGTGAGCGCTCTTGATGTAAGTATTCAATCTCAGGTTTTAAACCTTTTGATAGATTTACAAAATGAGTTCAAATTAACATATCTTTTTATATCACACGATCTTGGTGTTGTAAGACATATTTCAGATAGAATAATTGTTATGTATCTTGGAAAAGTAATGGAAAAAGGTACGGTGGACGATATTTTTAACAATCCTTTGCATCCATATACAAAAGCTTTACTTGATGCAGTTCCAGAGATAGGTAAAAAGAAGGAGCATAGGACAATTTTAAGTGGTGAAATTCCAAGCCCTATCAATCCCCCAAAGGGGTGCAGATTTTATACCAGATGCCCATTTGCAAAAAGTGAGTGCCAAGAAATCTCTGGTGAGTTAATAAAGGTTTCTGAAACACATTTTACAGCCTGCCCTTTTCAAAAATAA
- a CDS encoding ABC transporter ATP-binding protein — translation MQIKVIDLKKKYGNITALKNITFTIEDKTITALLGPNGAGKTTTINILTGLLKPDEGEIFYGDFSFQTNSKKIKSIIGVVPQHNNIDRDLTVYQNLLVHAILFGLKKNEIKNRIEEILHFTGLINHKNKKAGKLSGGMKRRLVIGRAILHRPKILFLDEPTVGLDPATRRHIWDFVKNINKNFGCTVVLTTHYIEEAELLSDYVYFIDKGEIIKYGEPEKLKSEMGKYVLEIFSGGKTIEEYFESKTEAIERLKQHEDVDLAKIRDVNLEDVYLKLTGRKIDI, via the coding sequence ATGCAAATAAAAGTTATTGATCTCAAAAAAAAATATGGAAACATAACAGCCTTAAAAAATATCACTTTTACAATTGAAGATAAAACTATTACTGCACTTCTTGGACCAAACGGAGCAGGTAAAACCACGACAATCAATATATTAACAGGTTTACTCAAACCTGATGAAGGGGAAATATTTTATGGCGATTTTAGTTTTCAAACTAATAGCAAAAAAATTAAAAGTATAATAGGTGTAGTTCCCCAGCATAATAATATAGATAGAGATTTAACAGTTTACCAAAATTTGTTAGTTCACGCTATCTTATTTGGACTTAAGAAAAATGAAATTAAAAACAGAATTGAAGAAATCTTGCATTTTACTGGATTGATTAATCATAAAAATAAAAAGGCTGGGAAATTATCGGGTGGAATGAAAAGGCGTCTTGTCATAGGAAGGGCTATTTTGCATAGACCAAAAATTTTATTTTTAGATGAACCTACTGTTGGGCTTGATCCTGCAACGAGAAGACATATTTGGGACTTTGTAAAAAACATAAATAAAAATTTTGGATGTACTGTGGTGTTAACAACACATTATATTGAAGAGGCTGAGCTCTTATCAGATTATGTTTACTTTATTGATAAAGGTGAAATTATAAAATATGGTGAGCCGGAAAAATTAAAAAGTGAAATGGGTAAATATGTTTTAGAAATATTTAGTGGAGGAAAAACAATAGAAGAATATTTTGAATCAAAAACCGAGGCAATAGAAAGATTGAAGCAACATGAAGATGTTGATTTGGCAAAAATTAGAGATGTCAATCTTGAAGACGTCTATTTAAAATTAACTGGGAGAAAAATAGATATATGA
- a CDS encoding ABC transporter permease, with protein sequence MKESLFKEYVLRFKKNKSALFGLVLVSILILLAVFAPIIAPFDPTAQDLRMRLIPPIWEEAGKWPHILGTDDFGRDLFSRIVYGARISLMIGVISVGISLFFGLIMGSVAGYYGKKVDAVIMRIVDIMFSIPAILLAIVIVSMLGPSLYNAMIAIGVVGIPSYARIVRASVLQEKEKEYVVASRINGSSDLRLIFKVILPNCMAPIIVQSTMGFASAVLEAAGLSFLGLGAQPPTPEWGAMLSDSLQYIMRAPWMITFPGLAIFMAVLGFNLVGDGLMDVLDPKQKDR encoded by the coding sequence ATGAAGGAATCGCTTTTTAAAGAATATGTTTTAAGATTTAAAAAAAATAAATCAGCTTTATTTGGATTGGTACTTGTATCAATTTTGATTCTTTTAGCAGTATTTGCACCGATAATTGCTCCTTTTGATCCAACTGCTCAAGATTTAAGAATGAGGTTAATCCCACCAATTTGGGAAGAGGCGGGTAAGTGGCCTCATATTCTAGGTACTGATGATTTTGGAAGAGATCTGTTTTCGAGAATAGTTTACGGTGCAAGAATATCATTGATGATTGGTGTGATATCAGTTGGTATTTCACTATTTTTTGGCTTAATCATGGGTTCTGTAGCGGGATATTATGGTAAAAAGGTTGATGCAGTCATAATGAGGATTGTTGATATAATGTTTTCTATCCCTGCAATTTTACTTGCAATAGTTATTGTATCCATGCTTGGGCCAAGTCTTTATAATGCAATGATAGCAATTGGTGTGGTGGGTATCCCTTCTTATGCAAGGATTGTAAGAGCTTCTGTATTACAAGAAAAAGAGAAAGAGTATGTGGTAGCCTCAAGGATAAATGGGTCGTCAGATTTGAGGTTGATATTCAAAGTTATTTTACCAAACTGTATGGCTCCAATTATTGTTCAATCGACTATGGGGTTTGCTTCGGCAGTTTTAGAGGCAGCAGGATTAAGTTTCTTGGGGCTTGGTGCTCAGCCACCAACTCCAGAATGGGGAGCAATGCTTTCAGATTCTTTGCAGTATATAATGAGAGCTCCATGGATGATTACTTTTCCTGGGCTTGCTATTTTTATGGCTGTTCTTGGATTTAACCTTGTGGGTGATGGTTTGATGGATGTATTAGATCCAAAACAGAAGGATAGGTAG
- a CDS encoding ABC transporter permease, with amino-acid sequence MINGFYGVYLRELLVLKSRFWKVILSSAISPLLFLLAFGYGVGRNSEINGFSYLSFLLPGLITMSSMNQAYSISTEINISRFYFKVFDEFLLAPIPKWQIILGEVFYGITKGLIPVFIVIFYSLIIGVKLSINFYFFISLIIHLIAFSLLGFIIALVVKNHGDQFSFNTFIITPMIFLSGTFYPVDKMPSIIKYIAHIFPLTYSTKLIRSSLLLKTISLSNFYILLFIIIILCFLANIIVNKIETT; translated from the coding sequence ATGATAAATGGGTTTTATGGTGTATATTTGAGAGAATTATTGGTTTTAAAATCAAGGTTTTGGAAAGTAATATTATCCAGTGCCATTTCTCCACTTTTATTTTTACTGGCTTTTGGGTATGGAGTAGGAAGGAATTCAGAGATAAACGGCTTTAGTTATTTGTCATTTTTGCTGCCTGGTTTAATTACTATGAGTTCTATGAATCAAGCCTATAGTATTTCAACTGAAATTAACATTTCAAGATTTTATTTCAAAGTATTTGATGAATTTTTACTTGCTCCAATTCCCAAGTGGCAAATTATATTGGGAGAAGTTTTTTATGGTATTACTAAAGGATTAATACCAGTTTTTATTGTTATCTTTTATAGCCTTATAATAGGGGTTAAATTAAGCATAAATTTTTATTTTTTTATATCATTAATAATACATTTAATTGCATTTTCTTTACTTGGTTTTATTATTGCATTAGTTGTAAAAAACCATGGAGACCAATTTAGTTTCAATACATTTATAATAACTCCTATGATTTTTTTGTCGGGAACATTTTATCCAGTGGATAAGATGCCATCTATTATAAAATATATTGCACATATTTTCCCTTTAACATATTCTACGAAACTAATAAGAAGTTCTTTACTTTTAAAAACTATCTCTTTAAGTAATTTTTATATTTTATTATTTATAATAATTATTCTCTGTTTTCTAGCAAATATAATAGTGAATAAAATAGAAACAACGTAA